From Papilio machaon chromosome 2, ilPapMach1.1, whole genome shotgun sequence, the proteins below share one genomic window:
- the LOC106715995 gene encoding GPI mannosyltransferase 4 — protein sequence MFLKTEIFKAISFKKPITLPLSYWLLVVTRFVLTLLPQLGYIHPDEFFQNVEVIAGDIFTIDVARTWEFNPKFPIRNMFVPKIVLGLPLHFIQILNPYSKAYLNIDLQTPYYLLTIPRLFICLLSLINDYCLYKICVLYGQNFRNRLKIFASSYVVFVYCCRSFSNTFEMIFFSLLLLLVAECMYKSDKVIYHDEFLTEKYNKAETPVEKVKIFKLKTHLPEHSLNRVFILASLVVIGIFNRPTFICFAFAPVFFWLHRGLGSKVVSFKDFHFRIFTFMLCGIPMALVLILVDSCYYGYLTSAEVESLKLSWDNWVVTPLNFLRYNMDTKNLKEHGLHPRWLHLVVNIPLLFNVLGIIAFITLSGNAYRFIRGQYSKLPRIQSITGLMLFSLVTPVALLSLIPHQEARFIIPVLIPLIYLYGNHLHPNEADTKIKRRVKSTLCYIWYILNILLTIFFGYIHQGGIIPFTNTLHREIKSYYGVHTHVITTHSYSIPSYLLQLESTTKIWKDKNTGRKYRLTPTTFIYKYGSIPIEDLFGKIDEVLTDAEMLLHKYKRQYRFYVASPCSLEKDIRAVSRMYTYIDIEHEFSYYPHFCTEAFPKFPSNRDQFCFESNLLRNESQVVDLDIFQRISCFLKRFCLRIYRVRPSNYKI from the exons atgtttctaaaaactgaaatatttaagGCTATTTCATTCAAAAAACCCATAACACTACCTTTATCGTATTGGTTGTTAGTGGTTACaagatttgttttaactttactACCGCAGTTGGGCTACATACATCCTGATGAATTCTTTCAAAATGTGGAAGTTATTGCCG GTGATATCTTCACAATTGATGTTGCAAGAACATGGGAGTTCAATCCAAAGTTTCCAATCAGAAATATGTTTGTACCAAAGATTGTACTTGGACTGCCATTACATTTCATACAAATCTTAAATCCATACTCAAAAGCCTACCTTAATATTGATCTACAAACTCCATATTACTTGTTGACTATACCTAGACTCTTTATCTGTCTTCTATCTCTGATAAATGATTAttgtttgtacaaaatatgCGTTCTTTATGGTCAAAATTTTAGGAATagactaaaaatatttgcaagttcttatgttgtatttgtttattgctGTAGAAGTTTTTCCAATACGTTtgaaatgatatttttttccttgctACTTCTGTTAGTTGCTGAATGTATGTACAAATCGGATAAAGTCATCTATCATGATGAATTTCTGACTGAGAAATATAATAAGGCAGAAACTCCAGTTgagaaagtaaaaatttttaaacttaagaCACATTTGCCTGAACATTCCTTGAATAGGGTATTTATACTTGCTAGTTTAGTTGTAATTGGTATATTTAACCGTCCAACATTTATCTGTTTTGCGTTCGCTCCAGTATTCTTCTGGTTGCATAGAGGATTGGGGTCCAAAGTTGttagttttaaagattttcaCTTCagaatattcacatttatgcTTTGCGGTATACCCATGGCACTAGTCCTTATATTAGTTGATTCTTGTTACTATGGTTACTTAACAAGTGCGGAGGTGGAATCTCTAAAGCTGTCATGGGACAATTGGGTTGTTACTCCGCTCAACTTTCTCAGATACAATATGGATACAAAGAATCTCAAGGAACACGGGCTACATCCCCGTTGGCTTCATTTAGTCGTCAACATACCACTTTTATTCAATGTTTTGGGAATAATTGCTTTCATCACCCTATCTGGCAATGCTTACag GTTCATCCGTGGACAGTACAGTAAATTGCCTAGAATACAAAGCATTACAGGTCTTATGTTATTCTCTCTAGTAACACCTGTTGCATTGCTATCCCTCATCCCGCATCAAGAGGCAAGGTTTATCATCCCCGTTTTGATTCCCCTTATTTATCTTTACGGGAATCATCTTCATCCCAATGAAGCGGACACAAAGATAAAGCGAAGAGTAAAAAGTACTCTATGTTATatttggtatatattaaatatattgcttACTATATTTTTCGGTTATATACATCAAGGCGGAATCATCCCTTTTACGAATACCTTACATCgggaaattaaaagttattatggTGTCCATACTCATGTAATTACAACACACAGTTATAGTATAcctagttatttattacaattagaGAGTACGACAAAAATTTGGAAGGACAAAAACACAGGTCGAAAATACAGATTGACTCCGACaacattcatttataaatatggatCCATACCAATAGAGGACTTGTTTGGAAAAATAGATGAAGTTTTAACTGATGCTGAAATGTTgttgcataaatataaaagacagTACAGATTTTATGTAGCATCTCCTTGCTCTTTGGAAAAAGATATTCGAGCCGTCTCCAGAATGTACACATATATTGATATAGAACATGAATTTTCGTACTACCCGCACTTTTGTACGGAAGCGTTCCCGAAATTTCCAAGTAATAGGGATCAGTTCTGTTTTGAAAGCAATCTCTTAAGAAATGAATCTCAAGTTGTTGATTTAGACATTTTTCAACGAATATCGTGTTTTCTAAAGAGATTTTGTCTTAGAATTTATCGCGTAAGGCCTTCAAACTATAAGATATAA
- the LOC106715988 gene encoding methyltransferase-like protein 25B isoform X2: MVLQEDVQRKFEMTQKLMEVYEWLLSMYLLDFYVDHQWNTLPESWRESLQAMDPEDLGTLLSGAPIKHMLPLSFLSLVKCAQTLSISRKRNINCKPKNIEDFPHSEIGNNPKLTNLFLKHVKLKKRHEINLMAEIVNETAKLSNCGAVLDFGSGLGHLMRVLTYKYDLYTMGIECQSQLTEQARTFDLELEYTARKHLSEELMSKLKRPTHLNLTLTSSEQLLQLPLTANITEYGLVGLHPCGDLGPLLLKHFVTCEKVKFICIVGCCYMKLSCDAEPYGYPMSDYVKKLGSRLSYNSREIACHAIETYSERLLKGQYDYLKIHAFRAALEKVLVEHDPALKHSPVRSIKHSNTMTFKSNPVVQLLLCCAVATGRYIV; the protein is encoded by the exons ATGGTTTTACAAGAAGATGTTCAGAGAAAGTTTGAGATGACCCAAAAGCTAATGGAGGTTTATGAATGGTTATTGAGTATGTATCTGTTG GACTTTTATGTTGACCACCAATGGAATACACTTCCTGAATCATGGCGTGAAAGTCTTCAGGCTATGGATCCCGAGGATTTGGGAACCCTTCTATCAGGTGCACCAATAAAACATATGCTACcattatcttttttatcatTAGTTAAATGTGCCCAAACTCTAAGCATATCTCGAAAAAGGAATATTAACTGTAAACctaaaaatattgaagacTTTCCCCATTCAGAGATTGGTAATAATCCTAAATTAACGAATCTATTCTTGAAACAtgtgaaattaaagaaaaggcATGAGATAAATTTAATGGCTGAGATTGTCAATGAAACGGCAAAACTAAGTAATTGTGGAGCCGTACTGGATTTTGGTTCTGGCTTGGGGCATCTCATGCGGGTTTTGACTtacaaatatgatttatatacAATGGGTATTGAATGTCAGTCGCAATTAACAGAGCAAGCTAG AACTTTCGACTTGGAACTAGAGTACACAGCAAGGAAGCATCTGTCAGAAGAGTTAATGTCTAAACTTAAACGACCTACGCATTTAAACTTAACTTTAACATCTTCTGAGCAGTTGCTTCAATTGCCATTAACCGCTAATATTACAGAGTATGGCTTAGTCGGTCTTCACCCGTGCGGTGACTTGGGACCGTTGTTgcttaaacattttgttacttGCGAAAAAGTTAAGTTTATTTGCATAGTTGGTTGttgttatatgaaattatCTTGCGATGCTGAACCTTACGGATATCCTATGAGCGATTATGTTAAGAAGTTAGGAAGTAGATTATCTTATAATAGCAGGGAGATAGCTTGTCACGCTATTGAGACATATTCCGAACGGTTATTGAAAGGACAGTATGATTATTTGAAG attcatGCATTCAGAGCGGCACTGGAGAAAGTGTTGGTGGAACATGATCCTGCATTGAAACATTCCCCTGTTCGGAGCATCAAACACTCAAATACCATGACTTTTAAAAG CAACCCAGTTGTACAGTTACTGCTGTGCTGCGCTGTCGCGACTGGACGTTACATTGTCTGA
- the LOC106715988 gene encoding methyltransferase-like protein 25B isoform X1, which produces MVLQEDVQRKFEMTQKLMEVYEWLLSMYLLDFYVDHQWNTLPESWRESLQAMDPEDLGTLLSGAPIKHMLPLSFLSLVKCAQTLSISRKRNINCKPKNIEDFPHSEIGNNPKLTNLFLKHVKLKKRHEINLMAEIVNETAKLSNCGAVLDFGSGLGHLMRVLTYKYDLYTMGIECQSQLTEQARTFDLELEYTARKHLSEELMSKLKRPTHLNLTLTSSEQLLQLPLTANITEYGLVGLHPCGDLGPLLLKHFVTCEKVKFICIVGCCYMKLSCDAEPYGYPMSDYVKKLGSRLSYNSREIACHAIETYSERLLKGQYDYLKIHAFRAALEKVLVEHDPALKHSPVRSIKHSNTMTFKSYCCAALSRLDVTLSDSALCAGEACLSQWRRVVLLYSLRLLLAPLVETLVLLDRMLYVLEHGLHCEIRPVFDPKISPRNHIIIGRRM; this is translated from the exons ATGGTTTTACAAGAAGATGTTCAGAGAAAGTTTGAGATGACCCAAAAGCTAATGGAGGTTTATGAATGGTTATTGAGTATGTATCTGTTG GACTTTTATGTTGACCACCAATGGAATACACTTCCTGAATCATGGCGTGAAAGTCTTCAGGCTATGGATCCCGAGGATTTGGGAACCCTTCTATCAGGTGCACCAATAAAACATATGCTACcattatcttttttatcatTAGTTAAATGTGCCCAAACTCTAAGCATATCTCGAAAAAGGAATATTAACTGTAAACctaaaaatattgaagacTTTCCCCATTCAGAGATTGGTAATAATCCTAAATTAACGAATCTATTCTTGAAACAtgtgaaattaaagaaaaggcATGAGATAAATTTAATGGCTGAGATTGTCAATGAAACGGCAAAACTAAGTAATTGTGGAGCCGTACTGGATTTTGGTTCTGGCTTGGGGCATCTCATGCGGGTTTTGACTtacaaatatgatttatatacAATGGGTATTGAATGTCAGTCGCAATTAACAGAGCAAGCTAG AACTTTCGACTTGGAACTAGAGTACACAGCAAGGAAGCATCTGTCAGAAGAGTTAATGTCTAAACTTAAACGACCTACGCATTTAAACTTAACTTTAACATCTTCTGAGCAGTTGCTTCAATTGCCATTAACCGCTAATATTACAGAGTATGGCTTAGTCGGTCTTCACCCGTGCGGTGACTTGGGACCGTTGTTgcttaaacattttgttacttGCGAAAAAGTTAAGTTTATTTGCATAGTTGGTTGttgttatatgaaattatCTTGCGATGCTGAACCTTACGGATATCCTATGAGCGATTATGTTAAGAAGTTAGGAAGTAGATTATCTTATAATAGCAGGGAGATAGCTTGTCACGCTATTGAGACATATTCCGAACGGTTATTGAAAGGACAGTATGATTATTTGAAG attcatGCATTCAGAGCGGCACTGGAGAAAGTGTTGGTGGAACATGATCCTGCATTGAAACATTCCCCTGTTCGGAGCATCAAACACTCAAATACCATGACTTTTAAAAG TTACTGCTGTGCTGCGCTGTCGCGACTGGACGTTACATTGTCTGATAGCGCGTTGTGCGCGGGCGAGGCGTGTTTGTCGCAATGGCGGCGCGTTGTGCTGCTGTACTCGTTGCGGCTGTTGCTGGCGCCGCTGGTGGAGACTCTCGTGCTGCTCGACAGAATGCTCTATGTTCTTGAACATG gTCTCCATTGCGAGATACGGCCCGTCTTTGATCCGAAGATATCGCCCCGCAATCATATTATTATCGGTAGAAGAATGTAG
- the LOC106714150 gene encoding peptidyl-alpha-hydroxyglycine alpha-amidating lyase 1, whose translation MKSLSSTTVPNVVNILLLLVFNFIYISARRVPVNEYYGLYEHHQPQFAAALEKLEHEPKWVENWPDSSITMGQVSGVALDSSGLLLVFHRGPNIWGASTFSDRNVYNGIGEKPIPEPTILVINDTGELVDKWGQNLFYMPHGITVDTVGNVWLTDVALHQVFKFTPDQRDKPAMVLGEKFVPGDDESHFCKPSAVAVLSSGEFFVADGYCNTRIIKFAPDGTRILQWGKRYGESPFVFKVPHALTLAEDRGAVCVADRERGRVACFRADNGTYLAAYSSWLIGDRLFSVAYAPVHGGRLYVVNGPGGGAPVRGYVVDYESGRMVGTFAPDGKFSNPHDIAVSSDGSRVFVPELDPYRVCKFIDDTPRNATESSPPAKPTATVELSGSSAVPVGPVSAWGAVSGAMGAALGAVGAALLALGALALLRARNRGKEVEAEPLVQ comes from the exons aTGAAATCTCTATCAAGTACAACTGTACCgaatgttgtaaatattttattattactagtgTTTAACTTTATCTACATTTCAGCACGAAGG gTGCCAGTGAATGAATACTATGGTTTATACGAACATCATCAGCCTCAATTTGCTGCAGCATTAGAAAAATTAGAACATG aACCTAAATGGGTGGAAAATTGGCCTGATTCATCCATCACAATGGGCCAAGTATCAGGAGTTGCTCTGGACAGCTCCGGTCTACTGTTGGTGTTCCACCGAGGTCCTAATATATGGGGTGCTAGTACATTTAGTGATAGAAATGTGTACAATGGTATAGGAGAAAAGCCTATACCAGAACCAACAATCTTGGTGATCAATGACACCGGAGAACTGGTTGATAAATGGGGACAAAATCT CTTCTACATGCCTCATGGGATCACAGTTGATACTGTGGGTAATGTCTGGCTCACAGATGTAGCACTGCATCAGGTCTTCAAGTTCACACCTGACCAGCGGGATAAACCAGCAATGGTGCTTGGAGAGAA ATTCGTCCCAGGTGATGACGAAAGCCACTTCTGCAAGCCGAGCGCGGTGGCGGTGCTGTCCAGTGGAGAGTTCTTTGTAGCGGACGGCTACTGCAACACGAGGATCATCAAGTTTGCGCCCGATGGTACAAGAATACTGCAGTGGGGAAAAC GGTACGGGGAGTCCCCGTTCGTGTTCAAAGTGCCGCACGCACTGACGCTGGCGGAGGATCGCGGCGCGGTGTGTGTGGCGGACCGCGAGCGCGGCCGCGTGGCTTGCTTCCGCGCAGACAACGGCACCTACCTCGCCGCATACTCCAGCTGGCTCATCGGTGACAGGCTCTTCAGCGTCGCCTACGCACCAGTACATG GCGGTCGGTTATACGTAGTAAATGGTCCCGGGGGTGGTGCGCCTGTGCGCGGGTACGTGGTGGACTACGAATCGGGGCGTATGGTGGGCACTTTCGCACCGGACGGAAAGTTCTCCAACCCGCATGATATCGCGGTGTCGAGTGACGGGTCGCGGGTCTTCGTGCCCGAGCTCGACCCTTACCGCGTCTGCAAGTTCATCGACGACACACCGCGCAACGCCACGGAGAGCTCTCCACCTGCCAAACCCACCGCTACTGTCG AGTTGTCAGGATCTAGTGCAGTGCCCGTGGGCCCAGTTAGCGCATGGGGCGCGGTGTCTGGAGCCATGGGCGCGGCTCTTGGCGCGGTAGGCGCGGCGCTGCTCGCTCTCGGCGCCCTCGCCTTGCTGCGCGCCAGGAACCGTGGTAAGGAGGTAGAGGCCGAGCCCCTCGTGCAGTAG
- the LOC106715988 gene encoding methyltransferase-like protein 25B isoform X3 gives MVLQEDVQRKFEMTQKLMEVYEWLLSMYLLDFYVDHQWNTLPESWRESLQAMDPEDLGTLLSGAPIKHMLPLSFLSLVKCAQTLSISRKRNINCKPKNIEDFPHSEIGNNPKLTNLFLKHVKLKKRHEINLMAEIVNETAKLSNCGAVLDFGSGLGHLMRVLTYKYDLYTMGIECQSQLTEQARTFDLELEYTARKHLSEELMSKLKRPTHLNLTLTSSEQLLQLPLTANITEYGLVGLHPCGDLGPLLLKHFVTCEKVKFICIVGCCYMKLSCDAEPYGYPMSDYVKKLGSRLSYNSREIACHAIETYSERLLKGQYDYLKIHAFRAALEKVLVEHDPALKHSPVRSIKHSNTMTFKRSPLRDTARL, from the exons ATGGTTTTACAAGAAGATGTTCAGAGAAAGTTTGAGATGACCCAAAAGCTAATGGAGGTTTATGAATGGTTATTGAGTATGTATCTGTTG GACTTTTATGTTGACCACCAATGGAATACACTTCCTGAATCATGGCGTGAAAGTCTTCAGGCTATGGATCCCGAGGATTTGGGAACCCTTCTATCAGGTGCACCAATAAAACATATGCTACcattatcttttttatcatTAGTTAAATGTGCCCAAACTCTAAGCATATCTCGAAAAAGGAATATTAACTGTAAACctaaaaatattgaagacTTTCCCCATTCAGAGATTGGTAATAATCCTAAATTAACGAATCTATTCTTGAAACAtgtgaaattaaagaaaaggcATGAGATAAATTTAATGGCTGAGATTGTCAATGAAACGGCAAAACTAAGTAATTGTGGAGCCGTACTGGATTTTGGTTCTGGCTTGGGGCATCTCATGCGGGTTTTGACTtacaaatatgatttatatacAATGGGTATTGAATGTCAGTCGCAATTAACAGAGCAAGCTAG AACTTTCGACTTGGAACTAGAGTACACAGCAAGGAAGCATCTGTCAGAAGAGTTAATGTCTAAACTTAAACGACCTACGCATTTAAACTTAACTTTAACATCTTCTGAGCAGTTGCTTCAATTGCCATTAACCGCTAATATTACAGAGTATGGCTTAGTCGGTCTTCACCCGTGCGGTGACTTGGGACCGTTGTTgcttaaacattttgttacttGCGAAAAAGTTAAGTTTATTTGCATAGTTGGTTGttgttatatgaaattatCTTGCGATGCTGAACCTTACGGATATCCTATGAGCGATTATGTTAAGAAGTTAGGAAGTAGATTATCTTATAATAGCAGGGAGATAGCTTGTCACGCTATTGAGACATATTCCGAACGGTTATTGAAAGGACAGTATGATTATTTGAAG attcatGCATTCAGAGCGGCACTGGAGAAAGTGTTGGTGGAACATGATCCTGCATTGAAACATTCCCCTGTTCGGAGCATCAAACACTCAAATACCATGACTTTTAAAAG gTCTCCATTGCGAGATACGGCCCGTCTTTGA